Proteins from one Planctomyces sp. SH-PL62 genomic window:
- a CDS encoding amidohydrolase family protein, with product MGGRIRGLRSALGIALGLACWFDHVAARGADVPPADVVLQGGVLVDGTGAPRRKADVAIKWDRVIAVGDLAGMARARTIDASGLVVAPGFIDLHTHSDDGIIGAKGRLNLNYITQGVTTIVTGNCGSGPIDVHAYFGRIYALGAGSNVVHLIPHGSLRRAVMGVEDREPTAEEMTRLKDLARKALDDGAWGMSTGLIYVPSRYGRTAELVELAKLVHSYGGIYASHIRNEESGLLDAVDEALAIGEQSGAPVHISHLKASGRRNWGKTAEALAKIADARAKGRVATADQSPYVASSTSLGAMVVPHWAVRVSKEEFAKLADDPVQGPKLREEILRSLDERMGGAAIRLTTYPPRPSRVGKDLATIAKEEGTTPLEIVLDVQRNGGTQAINFSMSEDEVRAVMQSDFVATASDGGTRGELNDASRPHPRSFGTFPRKVRYAEDEHVITLEHAIRANSGLPASILGLRDRGVVRPGAYADLVVFDPKTFRDAATFEDPQKYAEGARFVFVNGQAVIADGQRPEFPAADQRLPGRVLRLKHDGPADLVLLPGRIWTGYAANPWAEGLAARDGEIVTVGSRDQVLAWKGPSTRVIEAPGTLATPGLVDAHGHIAALGESLTQLDLRGVKSLDEVSRKVREYAATLPADAWVLGANWDQSLWPGGEFPDASPLDAASPDRPVWLSRVDGHAGWANTEAMKRAKVDASTQPPSDGQIHHLADGRPSGVFIDGAMGLVGRVVPAASREDVRKRILAAQDRILSLGLTGVHDAGVSRREEEVFRELDEEGSLKLRVYAMASPPAGGEAVFVSQAPPPAGNRFEMRAIKLFIDGAMGSRGALLFEPYADDPHNKGLLLIDPRTLEQTTVAALKNGWQVAVHAIGDRGNALVLDAFDAARKAVPEAADPRLRIEHAQVVRKEDVPRFAELGVIASMQPSHASTDKRWADARLGPGRVDGAYAWRWFLDARVRLAFGSDFPVEIVDPQWGLFAALTRQDAEGRPEGGWHPDQRMSLEETLRAFTAGAAHAAFAEGRLGVLRLGLRADVTVFDRDLFQVPPPDVLSARVRYTIIDGSVAFEATGP from the coding sequence ATGGGTGGACGAATCCGAGGTCTGCGGTCCGCGCTGGGGATCGCCCTGGGGCTGGCCTGCTGGTTCGATCACGTCGCCGCGAGGGGGGCCGACGTGCCCCCCGCCGACGTCGTGCTCCAGGGGGGCGTGCTGGTCGACGGCACGGGCGCCCCCCGGCGCAAGGCCGACGTGGCGATCAAATGGGACCGCGTGATCGCCGTGGGCGACCTCGCCGGCATGGCCCGCGCGCGGACCATCGACGCCTCCGGACTGGTCGTCGCCCCCGGCTTCATCGACCTCCACACCCATTCCGACGACGGCATCATCGGCGCGAAGGGACGGCTCAACCTCAACTACATCACCCAGGGCGTCACCACGATCGTCACCGGCAACTGCGGCTCGGGGCCGATCGACGTCCATGCGTACTTCGGCAGGATCTACGCCCTCGGCGCGGGCTCGAACGTCGTCCACCTGATCCCCCACGGCTCGCTGCGCCGCGCCGTGATGGGCGTCGAGGACCGCGAGCCGACCGCCGAGGAGATGACCAGGCTGAAGGACCTGGCGAGGAAGGCCCTGGACGACGGCGCGTGGGGGATGTCGACGGGCCTGATCTACGTCCCCAGCCGGTACGGCCGCACCGCCGAGCTGGTCGAGCTGGCGAAACTCGTCCATAGCTACGGCGGGATCTACGCCAGCCACATCCGCAATGAGGAGAGCGGCCTGCTCGACGCCGTCGACGAGGCCCTGGCGATCGGCGAACAGTCCGGCGCCCCGGTGCACATCTCCCACCTCAAGGCTAGCGGCCGGCGGAACTGGGGGAAGACCGCCGAGGCCCTGGCCAAGATCGCCGACGCCCGCGCAAAGGGCCGCGTCGCGACCGCAGACCAGTCCCCCTACGTCGCCTCCAGCACGTCGCTCGGCGCGATGGTCGTCCCCCACTGGGCCGTCCGCGTGAGCAAGGAGGAGTTCGCGAAGCTGGCCGACGACCCCGTGCAGGGCCCCAAACTTCGCGAGGAGATCCTCCGCTCGCTCGACGAGCGCATGGGGGGCGCGGCGATCCGACTGACGACCTACCCCCCCAGGCCCAGCCGCGTCGGCAAGGACCTGGCGACCATCGCCAAGGAGGAAGGGACGACGCCGCTGGAGATCGTCCTGGACGTCCAGCGCAACGGCGGCACGCAGGCGATCAACTTCAGCATGAGCGAGGACGAGGTCCGGGCCGTCATGCAGTCCGACTTCGTCGCCACGGCCTCCGACGGCGGAACCCGAGGCGAATTGAACGACGCCTCCCGCCCGCATCCCCGCTCGTTCGGCACCTTCCCCCGCAAGGTCCGATACGCCGAGGACGAGCACGTCATCACCCTTGAACACGCGATCCGCGCCAACTCCGGCCTCCCCGCCTCGATCCTGGGCCTGCGCGACCGAGGCGTCGTGAGGCCGGGCGCGTACGCCGACCTCGTCGTCTTCGACCCGAAGACCTTCCGCGACGCGGCGACGTTCGAGGACCCGCAGAAGTACGCCGAGGGCGCCCGCTTCGTCTTCGTCAACGGCCAGGCGGTCATCGCCGACGGCCAGCGGCCGGAATTCCCCGCCGCCGACCAGAGGCTCCCCGGCCGCGTCCTGCGTTTGAAGCACGACGGCCCGGCCGATCTGGTGCTCCTCCCCGGTCGGATCTGGACGGGCTACGCCGCGAACCCCTGGGCCGAGGGCCTCGCGGCGCGCGACGGCGAGATCGTCACCGTCGGCTCGCGCGACCAGGTCCTCGCCTGGAAGGGCCCGTCGACCCGCGTGATCGAGGCCCCCGGAACGCTCGCCACGCCCGGCCTGGTCGACGCCCACGGCCACATCGCGGCGCTCGGCGAGAGCCTGACCCAGCTCGACCTGCGGGGGGTGAAGTCGCTCGACGAGGTCTCGCGGAAGGTCAGGGAATACGCGGCGACGCTGCCGGCGGACGCCTGGGTCCTGGGGGCGAACTGGGACCAGAGCCTCTGGCCCGGCGGCGAGTTCCCCGACGCCTCCCCCCTCGACGCCGCCTCGCCCGACCGGCCGGTCTGGCTCTCGCGCGTCGACGGCCACGCGGGATGGGCCAACACCGAGGCCATGAAGCGGGCGAAGGTCGACGCGAGCACTCAGCCGCCCTCCGACGGCCAGATCCACCACCTCGCCGACGGTCGGCCTTCGGGCGTCTTCATCGACGGCGCGATGGGCCTGGTCGGCCGCGTCGTCCCGGCCGCCTCGCGCGAAGACGTTCGCAAACGAATCCTCGCGGCCCAGGATCGCATCCTCTCCCTCGGCCTGACCGGCGTCCACGACGCGGGGGTCTCCCGGCGCGAGGAAGAGGTCTTCCGCGAGCTGGACGAGGAAGGCTCGCTCAAACTCCGGGTCTACGCGATGGCCTCGCCCCCTGCGGGCGGGGAGGCCGTGTTCGTGAGCCAGGCCCCGCCGCCCGCCGGGAACCGCTTCGAGATGCGGGCGATCAAGCTGTTCATCGACGGCGCGATGGGCTCGCGCGGGGCGCTCCTGTTCGAGCCCTACGCCGACGACCCGCACAACAAGGGGCTCCTCCTCATCGACCCCAGGACGCTGGAGCAGACGACCGTCGCCGCCCTCAAGAACGGCTGGCAGGTGGCCGTCCACGCCATCGGCGACCGGGGGAACGCCCTGGTGCTCGACGCCTTCGACGCCGCGCGGAAGGCCGTCCCGGAGGCGGCCGATCCCAGGCTTCGGATCGAGCACGCGCAGGTGGTCCGCAAGGAAGACGTCCCCCGCTTCGCCGAACTCGGGGTGATCGCCTCGATGCAGCCCTCGCACGCCAGCACCGACAAGCGCTGGGCCGACGCCCGCCTCGGCCCCGGCCGCGTCGACGGCGCCTACGCCTGGCGATGGTTCCTCGACGCCAGGGTCCGGCTCGCCTTCGGCAGCGATTTCCCCGTCGAGATCGTCGACCCGCAATGGGGCCTCTTCGCCGCCCTCACCCGCCAGGACGCCGAGGGCCGTCCCGAAGGGGGTTGGCACCCCGACCAGCGCATGAGCCTCGAAGAGACCCTCCGGGCCTTCACCGCCGGCGCCGCCCACGCCGCCTTCGCCGAAGGCCGCCTCGGCGTCCTCAGGCTCGGCCTCCGCGCCGACGTCACGGTCTTCGACCGCGACCTCTTCCAGGTCCCGCCCCCCGACGTCCTCTCGGCCAGGGTACGCTACACCATCATCGACGGATCCGTCGCCTTTGAAGCGACCGGACCGTGA
- a CDS encoding efflux RND transporter permease subunit: MIELLLRSRYVVGSVVLALLAYLIVFGEHVGYEQSISSFFAEDDPAMLVYQDAAGTFGDDNFVFLVYDDPEVVSAAGVDRVAELAAAVAPEAIPGVLRIESLDAMPLVWALDDALLALDKLPGFARKMAMDAARRAVGNIDLKANAMTVGGAVRAGDAARRAAIRERLIKNPLFVGTLIDSTATTTAVVARLRKTSDHDVIETVRLLREKADAFAARHGIARPAVVGPPVLLADGFASIEIDGRRLAAVGMILIALVTLSAVRSIWWAIVPILAGWTVWLATETLLHAFGVRLSLSGGPLVAQIIVLTMPAASHLAIHFRDDRRKHPAPTAARLTLRRVWTPIFWTAVTGAVGYLALVTSDVMPIRQFGAILGACTLTAAVLVMALSPIAMLPPFPLEIPVREGSRSRVSGAMNRLTLLVHRRPAYVVAAIALATIPPAFGMFRLTYETNYINLFKPQTRVVRDYQAVESKLGGIGLVEIVAPIESDLDPEVLAKLDRVGDAIADLEPDRPGAVAQVLSLATVLDPDGRIAELAPDARARVLADKLELIAASPQASLLQSFWNPEAKRARILVRLLEQQPAATKASIFRRAEDAARAEFGPGSFLTGLSYLMTKTTEGVVATQWGTFAWSAFGILAMLTLAFRSPTLAVLALLPTLLSVALVLGLMGWLSIKLDIATALVASVALGLSVDDTFHCLIQYHKLRRTRGFRRSLFASYSVSGPGVLLSSLAVAVGFLALRTSEFEPFVNFGTMVAVATAGSTLGNLLLLPACLTLFERRRRLPPGRTTPPAPASLAAAKRPGLPFRRPSERG; this comes from the coding sequence GTGATCGAACTCCTGCTGCGCTCCCGCTACGTCGTCGGCTCGGTCGTTCTCGCGCTGCTGGCCTACCTGATCGTCTTCGGCGAGCACGTCGGCTACGAGCAGTCGATCAGCTCGTTCTTCGCCGAGGACGACCCGGCGATGCTGGTCTACCAGGACGCCGCCGGGACTTTCGGCGACGACAACTTCGTGTTCCTCGTCTACGACGACCCCGAGGTCGTCAGCGCGGCCGGGGTGGACCGGGTCGCCGAGCTGGCGGCGGCGGTCGCGCCCGAGGCGATCCCGGGCGTCTTGCGGATCGAGTCGCTCGACGCCATGCCGCTGGTCTGGGCGCTCGACGACGCGCTGCTGGCGCTCGACAAGCTCCCCGGCTTCGCGCGCAAGATGGCGATGGACGCGGCCCGGCGGGCGGTCGGCAACATCGACCTGAAGGCGAACGCCATGACCGTCGGCGGGGCCGTCCGCGCCGGCGACGCCGCGCGGCGGGCCGCCATCCGGGAGCGGCTGATCAAGAACCCGCTGTTCGTCGGCACGCTGATCGATTCGACCGCGACGACGACGGCGGTCGTCGCCCGACTGCGGAAGACCAGCGATCACGACGTGATCGAGACCGTGCGTCTGCTCCGCGAAAAGGCCGACGCCTTCGCCGCGCGGCATGGGATCGCCAGGCCGGCGGTGGTCGGCCCGCCGGTCCTGCTGGCCGACGGCTTCGCCTCCATCGAGATCGACGGCCGACGGCTGGCGGCGGTGGGGATGATCCTGATCGCGCTGGTGACGCTCTCGGCCGTGCGGAGCATCTGGTGGGCGATCGTGCCGATCCTCGCCGGCTGGACGGTCTGGCTGGCGACCGAGACGCTGCTGCACGCGTTCGGCGTCCGGCTCTCGCTCTCGGGGGGCCCGCTGGTGGCCCAGATCATCGTCCTGACGATGCCCGCGGCGAGCCATCTGGCGATCCACTTCCGCGACGACCGCCGCAAGCACCCCGCCCCCACCGCGGCGCGGCTCACCCTCCGCAGGGTCTGGACGCCGATCTTCTGGACGGCCGTGACGGGGGCCGTCGGCTACCTCGCGCTGGTGACCAGCGACGTGATGCCGATCCGGCAGTTCGGGGCGATCCTGGGCGCCTGCACGCTGACGGCCGCGGTGCTCGTCATGGCGCTCTCGCCGATCGCCATGCTGCCGCCGTTCCCGCTGGAGATCCCCGTCCGGGAAGGCTCGCGATCGCGGGTCTCCGGCGCGATGAACCGGCTGACCTTGCTGGTCCACCGCCGCCCGGCGTATGTCGTCGCGGCGATCGCCCTGGCCACGATCCCGCCCGCCTTCGGCATGTTCCGGCTGACGTATGAAACCAACTACATCAACCTGTTCAAGCCCCAGACGCGGGTCGTCCGGGACTACCAGGCCGTGGAGTCGAAGCTGGGGGGGATCGGCCTGGTCGAGATCGTCGCGCCGATCGAGTCGGACCTGGACCCGGAGGTCCTCGCCAAGCTCGACCGGGTCGGCGACGCGATCGCGGACCTGGAACCGGACCGGCCGGGGGCCGTGGCCCAGGTGCTCTCGCTGGCGACGGTCCTGGACCCCGACGGCCGGATCGCCGAGCTCGCCCCGGACGCCCGCGCCCGGGTCCTGGCCGACAAGCTGGAGCTGATCGCGGCCTCTCCCCAGGCGTCGCTCCTGCAAAGCTTCTGGAACCCGGAGGCGAAGCGGGCCCGGATCCTCGTTCGCCTGCTGGAGCAGCAGCCGGCCGCGACCAAGGCGTCGATCTTCCGACGGGCCGAGGACGCCGCCCGCGCCGAGTTCGGCCCGGGGTCGTTCCTGACCGGCCTGTCGTACCTGATGACCAAGACGACCGAGGGGGTGGTGGCGACGCAGTGGGGGACCTTCGCCTGGTCGGCATTCGGCATCCTGGCCATGCTCACGCTGGCCTTCCGCAGCCCCACCCTGGCCGTCCTGGCCCTGCTGCCGACCTTGCTCTCGGTGGCGCTGGTCCTGGGCCTGATGGGCTGGCTCTCGATCAAGCTGGACATCGCCACGGCGCTGGTCGCCAGCGTGGCCCTGGGGCTCTCGGTGGACGACACCTTCCACTGCCTGATCCAGTACCACAAGCTGCGCCGGACGCGGGGATTCCGCCGCAGCCTGTTCGCCAGCTATTCGGTCTCCGGGCCGGGCGTTCTGCTCTCCAGCCTGGCCGTGGCGGTCGGCTTCCTGGCCTTGCGGACGAGCGAGTTCGAGCCGTTCGTGAACTTCGGGACGATGGTGGCCGTCGCCACGGCCGGGAGCACGCTGGGGAACCTCCTCCTCCTGCCCGCCTGCCTCACGCTGTTCGAACGCCGCCGCCGGCTCCCCCCCGGAAGGACCACGCCCCCCGCCCCGGCCTCGCTCGCGGCGGCGAAACGCCCCGGCCTCCCCTTCCGCCGCCCCTCGGAGCGAGGGTAA
- a CDS encoding lactonase family protein: protein MTSSDRSRRTFLKGSLALAGTAPLLAGSLRAGEGGGDLLAYVGTFSSPLQDVLPTQVDLPPGNGRGIHVFRVDRATGAMTAVGVQEMGTSPSCLALNAAGDRLYSANETDRQGDDKQGTVAAFAVDRADGSLKPLGSVRSGGAGPTYVSIHPSGRFLLVANYFGGSVAVLPIRKDGRLGEPVDVKVDAGEIGPRKATNAPPGSFAISGHDRTHAHMIQADPSGRFVIHVDLGLDRIFVWKFDEKTGTLTPNEPHAVALPPGDGPRHFHFHPNGRWFYSIQEEGSTIVLFDYDAENGRLAPRQTISTLPPGFAGSNFTSEILVSADGRFVYAGNRLHDSIAIFAVGADGALTYVGEEWTRGDYPRSFSFDPTGRFLYCCNQRGDNIAVFRVDPQTGGLAFTGHYVPVGNPSHVVFLDLAEVR from the coding sequence ATGACTTCATCCGACCGTTCCCGCCGTACGTTCCTGAAAGGCTCCCTGGCGCTGGCCGGGACGGCGCCGCTCCTGGCCGGGTCGCTCCGCGCGGGGGAGGGCGGGGGGGACCTGCTCGCCTACGTCGGGACGTTCAGCTCGCCGCTCCAGGACGTCCTGCCGACGCAGGTGGACCTCCCCCCCGGCAACGGCCGGGGCATCCACGTCTTCCGGGTGGATCGGGCCACCGGGGCGATGACGGCCGTCGGCGTGCAGGAGATGGGGACCAGCCCGAGCTGCCTGGCGCTGAACGCCGCCGGCGATCGGCTGTACTCCGCGAACGAGACCGATCGCCAGGGCGACGACAAGCAAGGGACCGTCGCCGCCTTCGCCGTCGATCGGGCCGACGGCTCGCTGAAGCCGCTCGGAAGCGTCCGATCCGGCGGCGCTGGGCCGACTTATGTGAGCATCCATCCGTCGGGGCGGTTCCTGCTGGTCGCGAACTACTTCGGCGGCTCCGTAGCGGTGCTGCCGATCCGCAAGGACGGCCGCCTGGGCGAGCCGGTGGACGTGAAGGTCGACGCGGGCGAGATCGGCCCTCGCAAGGCGACGAACGCCCCGCCGGGCTCCTTCGCGATCAGCGGGCACGACCGGACCCACGCGCACATGATCCAGGCCGACCCCTCGGGCCGGTTCGTGATCCACGTCGACCTGGGCCTGGACCGGATCTTCGTCTGGAAGTTCGACGAGAAGACCGGGACGCTGACCCCGAACGAGCCCCACGCGGTCGCGCTGCCGCCGGGCGACGGACCCCGGCATTTCCACTTCCACCCCAACGGGCGCTGGTTCTACTCCATCCAGGAGGAAGGCTCGACGATCGTCCTGTTCGACTACGACGCCGAGAACGGCCGGCTGGCGCCGCGGCAGACGATCTCGACGTTGCCCCCGGGATTCGCCGGCAGCAACTTCACCTCCGAGATCCTGGTCTCGGCCGACGGCCGGTTCGTCTACGCCGGCAACCGCCTGCACGACAGCATCGCCATCTTCGCGGTGGGGGCCGACGGCGCCCTGACGTACGTCGGCGAGGAGTGGACCCGGGGCGACTACCCCCGCAGCTTCTCCTTCGACCCCACCGGCCGATTCCTCTACTGCTGCAACCAGCGCGGCGACAATATCGCCGTCTTCCGCGTCGATCCGCAGACCGGCGGCCTGGCGTTCACCGGCCATTACGTCCCGGTCGGCAACCCGTCGCACGTCGTCTTCCTGGATCTGGCCGAGGTCCGGTAA
- a CDS encoding Nramp family divalent metal transporter: protein MSEQEHEEHDLYATPADAVEEPPRTLVKALGRIGPGLILAAAIVGTGELINTTGLGAKAGFTLLWLILASCVVKVFVQIELGRYAIVHGKTTLAAFDTLPGPRAGASWVCWLWLIMMLATQAQIAAMEGTVGQAAHMAFPAASEAMADAVAKVSPSWGAFLHTREEYIWAGLTTIAATVLLLSGGYRRIERITTILVGAVTLFTVASVVVLQWTTFRISMPDLASGFTFALPATAVGLAFSAFGITGVGAAELVAYPYWCIEKGYARFVGPKPAGDDSRWVDRARGWTRVMQLDAWVSMIVFTIATIAFYLLGAAVLHPQGLDPKGPEMIPTLARMYLGPLEGTPLAPLRGGVRIAFLLGAWAVLFKTLYVSTAANSRLTVDFLNLTGIWRPEGDAGRERAVKAFCIVYPALALALYYAVREPLGLVKAGGVAQGMMLPLIAGATIYLRHRDDDPRVGPSRLSDTFTWIAFIAIVIVAGYSAFDLARSLVAG from the coding sequence ATGAGCGAGCAGGAGCATGAGGAGCACGACCTCTACGCCACGCCGGCCGACGCGGTGGAGGAGCCGCCGCGCACGCTGGTCAAGGCGCTGGGGCGGATCGGCCCCGGGTTGATCCTGGCCGCGGCGATCGTCGGCACGGGCGAGCTGATCAACACGACGGGCCTGGGGGCGAAGGCCGGATTCACGCTCCTCTGGCTGATCCTGGCGAGCTGCGTGGTCAAGGTGTTCGTCCAGATCGAGCTGGGGCGATACGCGATCGTCCACGGCAAGACGACGCTCGCGGCCTTCGACACCCTCCCCGGCCCGCGCGCGGGGGCCTCGTGGGTCTGCTGGCTCTGGCTGATCATGATGCTGGCGACCCAGGCGCAGATCGCCGCGATGGAGGGGACCGTCGGCCAGGCGGCGCACATGGCCTTCCCCGCCGCATCCGAGGCCATGGCCGACGCGGTGGCCAAGGTCTCGCCGTCGTGGGGTGCGTTCCTGCACACCCGCGAGGAGTACATCTGGGCGGGCCTGACGACGATCGCGGCGACGGTCCTGCTCCTCTCCGGCGGCTATCGACGGATCGAACGGATCACGACGATCCTGGTCGGCGCGGTGACTCTCTTCACGGTCGCCAGCGTGGTCGTCCTGCAATGGACGACGTTCCGCATCAGCATGCCGGACCTGGCCTCAGGGTTCACGTTCGCCCTGCCGGCCACGGCCGTGGGCCTGGCCTTCTCGGCGTTCGGGATCACCGGCGTGGGCGCGGCCGAGTTGGTGGCCTACCCTTACTGGTGCATCGAGAAGGGCTACGCCCGGTTCGTCGGCCCGAAGCCCGCCGGCGACGACTCCCGATGGGTCGACCGCGCCCGGGGCTGGACGCGGGTCATGCAGCTCGACGCCTGGGTGAGCATGATCGTCTTCACGATCGCGACGATCGCCTTCTATCTGCTAGGCGCGGCGGTCCTCCACCCGCAGGGGCTCGACCCCAAGGGCCCCGAGATGATCCCGACCCTCGCGCGGATGTACCTGGGGCCGCTGGAAGGGACGCCGCTGGCCCCGCTGCGGGGGGGCGTGCGGATCGCCTTCCTGCTGGGCGCCTGGGCCGTCCTCTTCAAGACCCTGTACGTCTCCACGGCCGCCAACAGCCGCCTGACCGTCGACTTCCTGAACCTCACCGGGATCTGGCGGCCCGAGGGCGACGCCGGCCGCGAGCGCGCGGTCAAGGCCTTCTGCATCGTCTATCCCGCCCTGGCCCTGGCCCTCTACTACGCCGTCCGCGAGCCCCTGGGGCTGGTCAAGGCGGGGGGCGTGGCCCAGGGGATGATGCTCCCGCTGATCGCCGGCGCGACCATCTACCTCCGGCATCGCGACGACGACCCCCGCGTCGGCCCCTCGCGCCTGAGCGACACCTTCACCTGGATCGCCTTCATCGCCATCGTGATCGTCGCCGGCTACAGCGCCTTCGACCTGGCGCGGAGCCTCGTCGCGGGGTGA
- a CDS encoding serine/threonine-protein kinase, protein MIVAKDSPTSEAARGPRLRIDAVASSAATSALTHILMSSPLDAGEASSAPPGVEPDRSATAAGGNRLRPFQRIGAYRLLVRLGRGAQGEVWKAVRSEGRDRVVALKILNPGLSIHPRRLAQFRREAERGARLDGPSLLQVIDAGEVDGCFYMAMPFVEAATLQDVIHERRVRRGGDPADLVHPLVELDDARYYVEIARTLVKAARALELVHRHRVVHRDVKPANILLERRRPFGVYLCDLGLGRDLDWATSEQMRDGAGTPMYMSPERLLKAPADEILSDVYSMGVTLFEALTLGRLYEPVRNVPLPALASVLAAARPRAPRSVDPNLPASFEPVLLRATARDPRARYRSAGDFADALESATPQASRDPAIEPAPGPRRPHYLSRPNAWQPDARAEIG, encoded by the coding sequence ATGATCGTCGCAAAGGATTCGCCGACGAGCGAGGCCGCCCGCGGGCCGCGCCTGAGGATCGACGCCGTCGCATCCTCGGCGGCCACCTCGGCCCTGACTCACATCTTGATGTCCAGCCCCCTCGACGCGGGAGAGGCGAGTTCGGCCCCGCCCGGCGTCGAGCCGGACCGATCCGCCACGGCCGCCGGCGGAAATCGGCTCCGGCCGTTCCAGCGGATCGGCGCCTATCGGCTGCTCGTGCGGCTGGGACGGGGGGCGCAGGGCGAGGTCTGGAAGGCCGTCCGGAGCGAAGGTCGCGACCGCGTGGTCGCGCTGAAGATCCTCAACCCCGGGCTCTCGATCCACCCCCGACGGCTCGCGCAGTTCCGCCGCGAGGCCGAGCGCGGGGCCCGGCTCGACGGTCCGTCGCTGCTCCAGGTGATCGACGCCGGCGAGGTCGACGGCTGCTTCTACATGGCGATGCCGTTCGTCGAGGCCGCGACCCTCCAGGACGTGATCCACGAGCGCCGGGTCCGTCGCGGCGGCGATCCCGCCGACCTGGTCCACCCCCTCGTCGAGCTGGACGACGCCCGGTACTACGTGGAGATCGCCCGGACGCTGGTCAAGGCCGCGCGGGCGCTCGAACTCGTCCACCGCCATCGCGTGGTCCACCGCGACGTCAAGCCGGCCAACATCCTGCTGGAGCGTCGGCGGCCGTTCGGCGTCTATCTCTGCGACCTGGGCCTCGGCCGCGACCTCGACTGGGCCACCAGCGAGCAGATGCGCGACGGCGCCGGGACCCCCATGTACATGTCTCCGGAGCGGCTCCTGAAGGCCCCGGCCGACGAGATCCTCTCCGACGTCTACTCGATGGGCGTGACCCTGTTCGAGGCCCTGACCCTGGGCCGCCTGTACGAGCCGGTCCGGAACGTCCCGCTCCCCGCGCTCGCCTCCGTTCTCGCGGCGGCCCGGCCCCGGGCGCCCCGGTCGGTGGACCCCAACCTCCCCGCCAGCTTCGAGCCCGTCCTCCTCCGCGCCACCGCCCGGGATCCCAGGGCCCGCTACCGCTCGGCCGGCGACTTCGCGGACGCCCTCGAATCCGCGACCCCCCAGGCGAGCCGCGATCCCGCCATCGAACCCGCGCCTGGGCCGCGTCGGCCCCACTACCTGTCCCGACCGAACGCCTGGCAGCCCGACGCTCGCGCGGAGATCGGGTAG
- a CDS encoding alpha/beta hydrolase, whose translation MEPAEPAACLAIHGLGGGPYELQPLIDAVRATGRRVEAPALPGHEGPGPVMPASSWTDWTRAAEAWYDESAARRGPTSVVGFSTGALVALHLASRRPVDRLVLIAPFFAIRYTRLLPFRPSRLLRICAKLRPDVPRRGPAVRDPEARRQVAALDRFRTFSLAAAVSALDLIEIVEPLLPAIDAPTLILQGSLDSVVEPCRAARLRERLGSRRKRLVMLPSSDHLAAFDRDRERLIAQTLAFLDEDVSE comes from the coding sequence ATGGAACCCGCCGAGCCCGCCGCCTGCCTCGCCATCCACGGCCTGGGGGGCGGGCCTTATGAGCTGCAACCGCTGATCGACGCCGTTCGCGCGACGGGCCGCCGCGTCGAGGCCCCCGCGCTCCCCGGGCACGAGGGGCCGGGGCCCGTCATGCCCGCCTCGTCCTGGACCGACTGGACCCGGGCCGCGGAGGCGTGGTACGACGAGTCGGCCGCGCGGCGAGGGCCGACGAGCGTCGTCGGGTTCTCGACGGGCGCCCTGGTCGCGCTCCACCTGGCGAGCCGGCGGCCGGTCGACCGCCTGGTCTTGATCGCCCCGTTCTTCGCGATCCGGTATACCCGGCTGCTCCCGTTCCGGCCGTCTCGGCTGCTCCGGATCTGCGCGAAGCTCCGGCCCGACGTCCCCCGGCGCGGCCCCGCCGTGCGCGATCCCGAGGCGCGGCGTCAGGTCGCGGCGCTCGACCGTTTCCGGACCTTCAGCCTCGCCGCGGCCGTCTCCGCTTTGGACCTGATCGAAATCGTCGAGCCCCTCCTGCCGGCGATCGACGCCCCGACCCTGATCCTCCAGGGGAGCCTCGACTCCGTCGTCGAGCCCTGCCGCGCGGCCCGGCTTCGCGAACGCCTCGGCTCGCGCCGCAAGCGGTTGGTCATGCTGCCGAGCAGCGACCACCTCGCGGCCTTCGACCGCGACCGCGAGCGGCTGATCGCCCAGACGCTCGCGTTCCTGGATGAAGACGTGAGCGAATGA
- a CDS encoding DNA-3-methyladenine glycosylase yields the protein MNILPRSFYDRLAKDVAPELLGMNLIRTLDGVPRIGRIVEVEAYLGPPDLAAHSTKGLTRRTKVMYGPPGYAYVYLIYGMYHCLNAVTGPGEHSSAVLIRALEPISGVESATNGPGKLCRALGIDLSLYGHDLTEGELVIARPEGPREAFTIATSPRIGVDYAKEWALEPLRFTIAGNPFLSRR from the coding sequence ATGAACATCCTGCCCAGAAGTTTTTACGATAGGCTAGCGAAGGACGTGGCCCCGGAACTCCTGGGGATGAACCTGATCAGGACACTCGACGGGGTCCCTCGGATCGGTCGGATCGTCGAGGTCGAGGCGTATCTCGGCCCTCCCGACCTGGCGGCGCATTCGACGAAGGGGCTGACCCGACGGACGAAGGTCATGTACGGCCCGCCCGGTTACGCGTACGTCTACCTGATCTACGGGATGTACCACTGCCTCAACGCGGTGACCGGGCCGGGGGAGCATTCGTCGGCGGTGCTGATCCGGGCGTTGGAGCCGATTTCAGGCGTCGAGTCCGCGACCAACGGCCCCGGGAAGTTGTGCCGGGCCCTCGGGATCGACCTGAGCCTGTACGGGCATGATTTAACGGAGGGAGAATTGGTGATCGCGCGACCCGAAGGGCCGCGCGAGGCTTTCACCATCGCGACGAGCCCTCGGATCGGGGTCGATTACGCCAAGGAGTGGGCGCTGGAACCCCTCCGCTTCACGATCGCGGGCAATCCGTTTCTCTCTCGCCGTTGA